The nucleotide window TCTTCTggcagctggagtccaaagtttttgttcatTAAGCCTTTAGTGTTATTGTGGAGGCCTTTCCATTGCAAAGTTTCATCCGCTAACAAatataaacatcaaaaaaagttttccatcaccttggttccgaaagATCCGGAacacgtacagaaaattggaatagagatcaacataaacatcatttccgccctttctattgctcatgaaaaccacatacacCATGTTtatcactatacagcgagaccttcagagttggtggtccagatcgctggtcacaccggtacctctaatacccagtagcacgtcctcttgcattcatgcatggctgtattcgtcgtggcatactgtccacaatttcatcaaggaactgttggaccagattgtcccattcctcgacggcgatgtgccgtagatcccccagagtggttggtgggtcacgtagtccataaacagctcttttcaatctgttccaggcatgttcgatagggtttatgacTGGTGACCATGATGGCcacgctagtcgagcgatgtcgtcatcctgaagaaagtcattcacaagatgtgcacgacgcgggcgcgaattgtcgtccatgaaaacgaatgcctcgccaatatgctgccgaacaATGAGGTATTTGCATAACACCTTTCATCCCTCATTTGACGCCCATAGgagatgaatttccaaaaatagtgggacatgtatttttttaatttctaacggagaagccaaatttaaatcgtcatagatttagctttagaaatgctttcataataaaatacttccataaaaaatacactcctggaaattgaaataagaacaccgtgaattcattgtcccaggaaggggaaactttattgacacattcctggggtcagatacatcacatgatcacactgacagaaccacaggcacatagacacaggcaacagagcatgcacaatgtcggcactagtacagtgtatatccacctttcgcagcaatgcaggctgctattctcccatggagacgatcgtagagatgctggatgtagtcctgtggaacggcttgccatgccatttccacctggcgcctcagttggaccagcgttcgtgctggacgtgcagaccgcgtgagacgacgcttcatccagtcccaaacatgctcaatgggggacagatccggagatcttgctggccagggtagttgacttacaccttctagagcacgttgggtggcacgggatacatgcggacgtgcattgtcctgttggaacagcaagttcccttgccggtctaggaatggtagaacgatgggttcgatgacggtttggatgtaccgtgcactattcagtgtcccctcgacgatcaccagtggtgtacggccagtgtatgagatcgctccccacaccatgatgccgggtgttggccctgtgtgcctcggtcgtatgcagtcctgattgtggcgctcacctgcacggcgccaaacacgcatacgaccatcattggcaccaaggcagaagcgactctcatcgctgaagacgacacgtctccattcgtccctccattcacgcctgtcgcgacaccactggaggcgggctgcacgatgttggggcgtgagcggaagacggcctaacggtgtgcgggaccgtagcccagcttcatggagacggttgcgaaaggtcctcgccgataccccaggagcaacagtgtccctaatttgctggggtggtgcggtcccctacggcactgcgtaggatcctacggtcttggcgtgcatccgtgcgtcgctgcggtccggtcccaggtcgacgggcacgtgcaccttccgccgaccactggcgacaacatcgatgtactgtggagacctcacgccccacgtgttgagcaattcggcggtacatccacccggcctcccgcatgcccactatacgccctcgctcaaagtccgtcaactgcacatacggttcacttccacgctgtcgcggcatgctaccagtgttaaagactgcgatgaagctccgtatgccacggcaaactggctgacactgacggcggcggtgcacaaatgctgcgcagctagcgccattcgacggccaacaccgcggttcctggtgtgtccgctgtgccgtgcgtgtgatcattgcttgtacagcgctctcgcagtgtctggagcaagtaatgtgggtctgacacaccggtgtcaatgcgttcttttttccatttccaggagtgtatgatccccTATTTCAGTCCCTTAAGGATTCGAtatccaaaaacattgaaacaaatattatttttatttttaactttaaagcaaaattaaatatttttatatatttagccttaaaaatgctttcataataatatTTTCATAACGAATCTCATCTATTTAATCTCCTTATGAGTccgatttccaaaaacactgaaactcgtaatttttaatttataagcGAGAAGTCAAATAGCAACGTTGATAGGAGTAGCTTGAAaagtactttagtagttctttgataattacacatttacaaagaaaaatcacccactatttcaccctatttgcaaaaatgctgaaacatgtctttatttatttgtgaacgagaacccaaataccaatttttatagGTCTAGGCTCAAAATTGCCTTCAAAGGCTATTTTTCATAAAACAAATGTCTTCCCCTTTTTAACCCCCTTAGTGTTGGAATTTCGTGAAATCCCTTCTTGAATgtcgcctacagtataagatccaaacCTTCTCCAGATTCCTAGTTTCCTGCTTCGGGCTGGACGATAATGAGTCAGTTAGTAGTCAGGCAGTCAGTACGTTATATACGAAGCACAATATTCTGCAACAGTACCCGATGCCGACCTCACTCCACACAGTTTTGCTGCACGGATATGCCGCAATCGAAGTAGCTCCGTTACCGATTGGTCGGCTGTCTGAAGATGCGCAGGAAGGTCGGACTAAGGATATCCGAAGTCACCGAGATTTTACAAATGAAAAAACGGTGCATGACTTATTCCATCGGCTTCTAGCGTCTTCGAATCACCTTATCTCgaaactcaagaaaaaaaaattgaggacgATAAACAGACACCACACAAATTAAAAGTTCTGCTTTTCGAATCATCTCCCACTGGACAACCCAACAGCGGCCCATCTGATAGGGATAGTGACCCAAGCGACGAATGTGGCGATTTCAactgagaaatgtaaaatttcgaATGAAAAATTTCAGTGTGGCAGTTTCGACTTCTAAttcattatcaaaaatggttcaaatggctctgagcactatgggacttatcatcggtggtcataagtcccctagaacttagaactacttaaacctaactaacctaaggacatcacacacatccatgcccgaggcaggattcaaacctgcgaccgttgcagtcgcgcggttccggactgagcgcctataaccgcgaaccaccgcggccggcaattcattATCAGTGAGCTTACTCCATACCCGAAGTTTTAATCGAATCcgttaaattaataatttttgatCCGCCACTTTGGGTCAGCCATTTTGCATTTTATAATCGAGACATCGGATTTTTAATCAGCGAGCCCATAAAGTCTGATAAGAACTCAGTTTTGTAGAATTTTGCATCCACCTTTTTCTCACGTGCGCATTTTGAAGCGAGTTTTCCCACTGTGCACTGGACGGATTCGATCTAGGGACGGCGCTCCTCCCCGGCTCCCAAAAGCGGAACGCTGACGCGCGCGGCTATCCGGGAGGATCACTGACGATAAATGCTCTTGATAACAGTAACGCCGACTTTACTCTTTGGCCCTCAGGCTTGCATTCAGCACCTGCTACTCaggtctctctctttttttctggcagtgttagtcATACGTTAACAGTGATCAGTAATACTCggcagcccgcccggttggccgtgcggtctaagcgcacggctttccgggagggaaggagcgcctggtccccggcacgaatccgcccaacaGATTTGTGTCaacgtccggtgaaccggccagtctgtggatggtttttaggcggttttctatctgccttggcgaaagcgggctggttccctttattctacctcagttacactatgtcggcgattgctgcgcaaacaagttctccacgcacgcgtacaccaccattactgtaccacgcaaacataggggctatactcgtctgggggggggggggcgggagggggtccaccgggggccgaaccgcacaataacccagtgTTCGGTGTGGgtgggcggaggggtgaagtggactgcggtagtcgtcgtggggttgtggaccactgcggctgcagcggggacggagcctctccgtcgtttctaggtccccagtgaacatacaatacaatacaacacaatacaatactcGGCACCACAGATAGGTGTACTGTTGAATGATTGGTGggtatgcaccttgtgtatggtttGACTGAGTACAGTGGACGAGCGACACGACTATGCTATGCTCAGCTCTTTCCCCAGCGAGGACAAACACATCGCAGTTCCTTTGCGCCTGAACATAGGCCATTAGAGTGGTGTATGTTCCGGTGCTTCTATATTATAGGCTTTCTCTCTGTTCTAAACaaacagttacattaatgtgataaCCTTCCGACGGCCAGAGTAACGACCTGCATTGCAGACAGGTTTGAAACGGCCTGGGAGAAGGTCACTGAATATCTGGAGGGTAGTTACAGAGATGTGGAGCTGtgtcgactccagtgccatggccagatACACTAGGTGTCTTGGTTGAGGATacatggcgcgaacagtccgattGAGGTGGCTCCACAGATTCTTGACTACGTTTaagtccagggagtttggtggccagtgcagTAAACTGATCCCGATGCTCTTCGTACCGCGCCTGTGCACTGCGAGCTGTAtcacacgttgcattatcctgctggtagaaaccatcgtgccgaggagaaacggACTGCATGTGGGGGCGaccatggtccccaaggataggtgcatacttgtgttgatctattgtggcttccagaatgacgagatcattcaGGAATTACTACAAatacattccccaggccataacacTCCCTTCCCCagtctggacccttccgacgactgttgcagagCGTTGTCTTTCACATGTTTCAagccgtacatgccaacggccatgtGACATTTGAAAACGCCACCTAATGGACGtctagttgcggtactggcgtgcaaattccagcctttgtcgctgaCAAACAGCATTCGGAGTGTGTGCATGAAACAGGTGTCTGCTGCCGAGGCCTATACGCAGCAACGTGCACTGAACGGTCTTTGGCGAGACACTGTTGGTAAAACCTGCTTCATCTGGGCAGTCCGTCGCTCAACCAGTCGCCCAACCAGTCGCCCAACCAGTCGCCCAACCAGTCGCCCAACCAGTCGCAAAACCAGTCGCCCAACCAGTCGCCCAACCAGTCGCCCAACCAGTCGCCCAACCAGTCGCCCAACCAGTCGCCCAACCAGTCGCCCAACCAGTCGCCCAACCAGTCGCCCAACCAGTCGCCCAGCCAGTCGCCCAGCCAGTCGCCCAGCCAGTCGCCCAGCCAGTCGCCCAGCCAGTCGCCCGGCCAGTCGCCCGGCCAGTCGCCCGGCCAGTCGCCCGGCCAGTCGCCCGGCCAGTCGCCCGGCCAGTCGCCCGGCCAGTCCGCCCGGCCAGTCCGCCCGGCCAGTCCGCCCGGCCAGTCCGCCCGGCCAGTCCGCCCGGCCAGTCCGCCCGGCCAGTCCGCCCGGCCAGTCCGCCCGGCCAGTCCGCCCGGCCAGTCCGCCCGGCCAGTCCGCCCGGCCAGTCCGCCCGGCCAGTCCGCCCGGCCAGTCCGCCCGGCCAGTCCGCCCGGCCAGTCCGCCCGGCCAGTCCGCCCGGCCAGTCCGCCCGGCCAGTCCGCCCGGCCAGTCGCCCGGCCAGTCGCCCGGCCAGTCGCCCAgccagtcgccaaccagtcgcccaGCCAGTCGCCCAGCCAGTCGCCCAGCCAGTCGCCCAGCCAGTCGCCCAGCCAGTCGCCCAGCCAGTCGCCCAGCCAGTCGCCCAGCCAGTCGCCCAGCCAGTCGCCCAGCCAGTCGCCCAGCCAGTCGCCCAGCCAGTCGCCCAGCCAGTCGCCCAGCCAGTCGCCCAGCCAGTCGCCCAGCCAGTCGCCCAGCCAGTCGCCCAACCAGTCGCCCGGCCAGTCGCCCGGCCAGTCGCCCGGCCAGTCGCCCGGCCAGTCCGCCCGGCCAGTCCTCCCGGCCAGTCCGCCCGGCCAGTCCGCCCGGCCAGTCCGCCCGGCCAGTCCGCCCGGCCAGTCCGCCCGGCCAGTCCGCCCGGCCAGTCCGCCCGGCCAGTCCGCCCGGCCAGTCCGCCCGGCCAGTCCGCCCGGCCAGTCCGCCCGGCCAGTCCGCCCGGCCAGTCCGCCCGGCCAGTCCGCCCGGCCAGTCCGCCCGGCCAGTCCGCCCGGCCAGTCCGCCCGGCCAGTCCGCCCGGCCAGTCCGCCCGGCCAGTCGCttgtctattcgcccatacacatctctccTCTGCCGTCGttcaccctgtcatctatggcctgtggtgcatcacagttgcctcagcgccagtTTTGGATTGCATAGCTTTGCCATGcttagtatactttaaccacggcggaacACGAATGGTTTACAGACTTAGACGTTTCAAAAATGCTTCTACCCATGGCCTGAGGGCCATTGATCATTGGGTGTAACagaaatcgctctgtttccgcactGCAATAAACTATTCTGTGCTCCCTCCCCCAACAATCTTCATACCCTccaatgctagtgctgccacctggagTCTGTGAGCTAACAATGATTCCCCTTTACATATTGtacatatttatataaatgagtAGCACATATCCTTCATACTCTTATTACAGTTatacatgtaaaaatctgaagtaaaatgCTCAAGACGTTTCACGATTTTTGGTTATACCATCAAATATCAACTATGCTAGTATTATTAGCACTACAGATTTTATGTCCATTCACATACCATTTATGTTTAAATTACACAATCTACATCCGTCAGCATGTTTATTTGATTATTATGAAAACATTTGCAATCTATCGCATAAGAACTTTTCGCGATTTTTGCTAACAACCTTTCCCCcttatgtaacaatattagagaaggaaagttgctactcaccatatagcgggatgctgagtcgcgataggcacaacaaaaggattcacacaattatagctttcggccattaaggcctttgtcagcaatagacgcacacacacacacacacacacacacacacacacacacacacacacacacacacaaatgcaacttcttgcacacatctgcagtctcagacaactgaaaccacaacgcaagcagcagcactagtgcatgatAGGAGTGATGACTGGGTGggcataaggaggaggctggggtggggagggggatagtatgatggcgggggggggggggcggacagtgtagtgctgcagtttagatggaggacaggagagaaggtggtgggggtaagtagtggaaaggagagaaacaaaaagaaattaaaagactgcgaaccctgcagaactagcactcctgaaagaaaggatattgcggagacatggcttagccacagcctgggggatgtttccagaatgagattttcactccgcagtggagtgtaaacaggttcgcaggagagcttctgtaaagtttggaaggtaggagacgaggtactggcggaagcaaagctgtcaGGATGgttcgtaagtcgtgcttgggtagctcagttggtagaccacttgcccacgaaaggcaaaggccccgagttcgagcctcggtccggcacacagttttaatctgccaggaagtttcttaaggtatgaattgttgccacacccgccttattcacctgatatggctccgtcacaCTTCTATCTCTTACCgaaactgaacatttttcttggtggacaatgATTCACTTCAGACGAATAATTGATAGTTGCAGttaacaactattttgcaggcctggaggaaactcattttcgagatgggatcaatgCACTGGAACATCGGTAGACCAAGTGCtataatctacaaggagactacattggaaaataaaaaagtatcagtgatgtaagtactttttttctattccattttgagaacttttcaaaccaccctcgtatagtCAACCCATTAAAAAATTTACAAAGCTGTGACAATCTACTCAATGAGAGGTATAACTATACGATAAAGGTTTAAAACAATAATTCGGATATTAAAGTTAGAATCTGTACACACGACTTGAGGCAGCGCAGCACACTActtgcaaattacccagactgtattctTCCGGTGTTTGAGAATAGAAGCACTTAGCTTCTTCTATAAGCTTCACACATATTTCAGACCTTTCCgaaactttttgctgatgacactccgCACAAAATAGTGAAAGCTTAGTACATCTTCGCtgatcatgcatgaagttttaatttattact belongs to Schistocerca piceifrons isolate TAMUIC-IGC-003096 chromosome 10, iqSchPice1.1, whole genome shotgun sequence and includes:
- the LOC124718743 gene encoding DNA-directed RNA polymerase II subunit RPB1-like, which gives rise to MIRVVTVASESYNGTFSKGVSPTFLTESPNQSPNQSPNQSPNQSQNQSPNQSPNQSPNQSPNQSPNQSPNQSPNQSPNQSPNQSPSQSPSQSPSQSPSQSPSQSPGQSPGQSPGQSPGQSPGQSPGQSPGQSARPVRPASPPGQSARPVRPASPPGQSARPVRPASPPGQSARPVRPASPPGQSARPVRPASPPGQSARPVRPASPPGQSARPVARPVARPVAQPVANQSPSQSPSQSPSQSPSQSPSQSPSQSPSQSPSQSPSQSPSQSPSQSPSQSPSQSPSQSPSQSPSQSPSQSPNQSPGQSPGQSPGQSPGQSARPVLPASPPGQSARPVRPASPPGQSARPVRPASPPGQSARPVRPASPPGQSARPVRPASPPGQSARPVRPASPPGQSARPECIKVGEECDMHDCFLS